From a single Oncorhynchus tshawytscha isolate Ot180627B linkage group LG33, Otsh_v2.0, whole genome shotgun sequence genomic region:
- the LOC112231322 gene encoding adenylosuccinate synthetase isozyme 2: MAADSTMCNGQETASMNGEPSFKRHRESGQVESLRIPKEPRNKVTVVLGAQWGDEGKGKVVDLLALDADLVCRCQGGNNAGHTVVVDSVEYDFHLLPSGVLNKKAVSFIGNGVVIHLPGLFEEAEKNLQKGNGLQGWETRLKISDRAHIVFNFHQAVDGIQEQQRQLQAGNNLGTTKKGIGPAYSSKAARNGLRVCDLVSDFTVFAEKFRVLAGQFLTMYPDLNVDIDNELQQLKVYAERLRPLVTDGVYFMHKALTGPSKKILVEGANAALLDIDFGTYPFVTSSNCTAGGVCTGLGVPPSYVGRVYGVVKAYTTRVGVGAFPTEQDNEIGNLLQSRGREFGVTTGRRRRCGWLDLILVRYAHMVNGFTAIALTKLDVLDTLPEIKVGVSYTVDDESLPSFPANMDMLMRVSVKYETLPGWCCSTEDVRCFEELPPQAQSYIRFIEDFLQVPVKWVGVGKSRESMIKLF, encoded by the exons ATGGCAGCAGATAGCACAATGTGTAATGGCCAAGAAACGGCCTCCATGAACGGAGAGCCATCTTTCAAGCGACATCGGGAGAGTGGACAGGTCGAGTCCCTGCGGATTCCGAAGGAACCTCGGAATAAAGTAACCGTGGTCCTCGGTGCGCAATGGGGAGACGAGGGAAAGGGGAAAGTGGTTGACCTGCTAGCACTGGATGCGGATTTAGTCTGCCGGTGTCAG GGAGGCAACAACGCAGGCCACACAGTGGTGGTGGACTCTGTGGAGTACGACTTCCACTTGCTGCCCAGTGGAGTGCTCAACAAGAAGGCTGTCTCATTTATTG GGAACGGGGTTGTGATACACCTGCCTGGCCTCTTCGAGGAGGCTGAAAAGAACCTGCAGAAAGGCAACG GACTGCAAGGATGGGAGACTCGGTTAAAGATATCTGACCGTGCACACATTG TGTTCAACTTCCACCAAGCTGTTGATGGGATCCAGGAACAACAGAGACAGCTACAGGCGGGAAACAA TTTGGGAACCACCAAAAAGGGCATTGGACCTGCCTATTCTTCCAAAGCTGCTCGCAATGGACTGCGAGTCTGTGACCTTGTGTCTGATTTCACTGTCTTTGCGGAGAA GTTCCGTGTGTTGGCAGGGCAATTCCTGACTATGTACCCCGACCTAAATGTTGACATTGATAATGAGCTGCAACAACTGAAG GTGTATGCTGAGAGGTTGCGGCCCCTTGTCACCGATGGGGTGTACTTCATGCACAAGGCCCTCACTGGTCCCAGTAAGAAGATTCTGGTGGAGGGAGCCAATGCAGCCCTCTTGGATATTGACTTTG GCACCTACCCGTTTGTGACATCCTCTAACTGCACTGCTGGGGGGGTGTGCACTGGCCTGGGTGTGCCCCCGTCCTATGTGGGGAGAGTGTATGGTGTGGTCAAGGCCTACACCACCCGGGTGGGCGTTGGAGCTTTCCCCACTGAGCAGGACAAT GAGATTGGCAACTTGTTGCAGTCCAGAGGGAGGGAGTTTGGTGTGACGACGGGCCGGCGGCGCCGCTGTGGCTGGCTTGACTTGATCCTTGTCAGATACGCCCACATGGTCAACGGCTTCACTGC CATCGCTCTGACCAAGCTTGACGTCCTCGACACGCTGCCAGAGATCAAAGTGGGTGTGTCCTACACTGTAGATGACGAATCCCTTCCCAGTTTTCCTG CCAATATGGACATGCTGATGCGGGTGTCAGTGAAGTACGAGACGCTACCTGGATGGTGCTGCAGCACTGAGGATGTGCGGTGCTTTGAGGAGCTGCCCCCTCAGGCACAGAGCTACATCCGCTTCATCGAGGACTTCTTGCAAGTGCCAG TGAAATGGGTTGGAGTTGGGAAATCCAGAGAAAGCATGATCAAGCTGTTCTGA